Proteins encoded in a region of the Sugiyamaella lignohabitans strain CBS 10342 chromosome B, complete sequence genome:
- the UTP10 gene encoding Utp10p (Nucleolar protein; component of the small subunit (SSU) processome containing the U3 snoRNA that is involved in processing of pre-18S rRNA; mutant has increased aneuploidy tolerance; GO_component: GO:0030686 - 90S preribosome [Evidence IDA] [PMID 12150911]; GO_component: GO:0030686 - 90S preribosome [Evidence IDA] [PMID 17652137]; GO_component: GO:0016021 - integral component of membrane [Evidence ISM] [PMID 12192589]; GO_component: GO:0005739 - mitochondrion [Evidence IEA,IEA]; GO_component: GO:0005739 - mitochondrion [Evidence IDA] [PMID 14576278]; GO_component: GO:0005739 - mitochondrion [Evidence IDA] [PMID 16823961]; GO_component: GO:0005730 - nucleolus [Evidence IEA]; GO_component: GO:0005730 - nucleolus [Evidence IDA] [PMID 12068309]; GO_component: GO:0005730 - nucleolus [Evidence IDA] [PMID 12150911]; GO_component: GO:0005730 - nucleolus [Evidence IDA] [PMID 17652137]; GO_component: GO:0005730 - nucleolus [Evidence IDA] [PMID 22842922]; GO_component: GO:0005634 - nucleus [Evidence IEA]; GO_component: GO:0030688 - preribosome, small subunit precursor [Evidence IDA] [PMID 17652137]; GO_component: GO:0033553 - rDNA heterochromatin [Evidence IDA] [PMID 15489292]; GO_component: GO:0030529 - ribonucleoprotein complex [Evidence IEA]; GO_component: GO:0032040 - small-subunit processome [Evidence IDA] [PMID 12068309]; GO_component: GO:0034455 - t-UTP complex [Evidence IDA] [PMID 17515605]; GO_function: GO:0030515 - snoRNA binding [Evidence IPI] [PMID 12068309]; GO_process: GO:0000480 - endonucleolytic cleavage in 5'-ETS of tricistronic rRNA transcript (SSU-rRNA, 5.8S rRNA, LSU-rRNA) [Evidence IMP] [PMID 17652137]; GO_process: GO:0000447 - endonucleolytic cleavage in ITS1 to separate SSU-rRNA from 5.8S rRNA and LSU-rRNA from tricistronic rRNA transcript (SSU-rRNA, 5.8S rRNA, LSU-rRNA) [Evidence IMP] [PMID 17652137]; GO_process: GO:0000472 - endonucleolytic cleavage to generate mature 5'-end of SSU-rRNA from (SSU-rRNA, 5.8S rRNA, LSU-rRNA) [Evidence IMP] [PMID 17652137]; GO_process: GO:0000462 - maturation of SSU-rRNA from tricistronic rRNA transcript (SSU-rRNA, 5.8S rRNA, LSU-rRNA) [Evidence IMP] [PMID 12068309]; GO_process: GO:0045943 - positive regulation of transcription from RNA polymerase I promoter [Evidence IMP] [PMID 15489292]; GO_process: GO:0006364 - rRNA processing [Evidence IEA]; GO_process: GO:0042254 - ribosome biogenesis [Evidence IEA]; GO_process: GO:0006351 - transcription, DNA-templated [Evidence IEA]) has product MISLKDSGANDQEIVGRFLPYCSNAISLKKDPDAQTAAYIILAVLGSQFRLNKEVKSAAIQSIILNWSRASVKSGFSCITQLVKLDDTLEPFEKEDWDAIEKIRAIDTEINALSEQYDISQFIVRWALSVLKYSPEKIYLVQSVLASGKFGISHGLDIVLRASIKLATQASDANVKEQLVSLFEFVLSSEEGAKGFKEVLANAGVSFDQLELGVQSSIQTKFAFVRGQEESAAVDDDVEMTQAEELTATVTLTEELKSRSPVKVASFLSLDTNKEFRELVNLFTLGLQSSQSDILKSLQIDAESQPSFLVRIWTGAYANLARVRALELFSAIVEENPSVDYQAVIPFLLVALSDESERVRRGASSIIRSLATRYPIKKPTVWALDNLYGEGDQSSEVKWLTSTNIKVLLNDVLLPNIDECYLDADYISKRIGEVASDKEFKSLQEPLLTFLTSHVLSMKLPQMKVSLLQILRKWAKSSSTSKLLTPLLTSWIDERDTWVSICEEERVSFDKLETAVVSIVSSGEKSGIAFLEQAIRSSSNLSDKAGQRLVYLWKSAALKPDTQLGLLRFLSDVAVDESITYDSLEVLNNIEITTPHFVSLLDDCKLERDSAAANSSGSRSGTASPAVPKRRRRSSNSSREKFRGSELISFAEKHLRKLTVILELLDKNKSEGPSCMTLLSQLFTILGEILSLGADSNLPSLYTEQLLANCMISAVEQLKHQRHTKIDSALVRVDIIVSCIRSSSSPQVQNRFLLLVASLAELAPEVVLHSVMPIFTFMGANTVRQDDEFSAHVIQQTISQVIPALVSNNNGTSNEEIEFLLLSFVAAFAHIPRHRRVKLFGALVRTLKPEASLHKLLILFGNKYSEAKIKRKSADLKSYVQFGTTFVRSFTVVDQVTAIRNFLAVSESIPLTEGETPSEGGQLFTALTNGNGTNVTDNATLKANVYEFLTNVFGDDDIVGGYPSLRAQILKEEADKAVVMDICSEIIEQLLKTRKATSDNTELSAVPSLAENIFNFLGKMLEVLPMGSFVEVVESLLASSDIDVKVHLLALVQSKFDVELSTDEDAVKAAINCTALLKNYLSSTEDAHIIQLVLDDLDVIIAKFGSQMSPEELLAALTAIVGERGLLNSDIKVFVAAVAASSSISTVLGARMIGLFGKIVPVVFKRFETSLALENKDDAKLIQLATFGLVSGLVKRIPSFMTSSVKKVFEFVLVSNATTVDVRTRVMDVIRNNIEDKQVISALTGTWKYAVDNGMDSINIFLDSLDKVIDVSPKKVVSSQSSIIIGFLLQAFEVRGQGNYGKEDTNRIEAKAVSSAIKVIMKLNDKTFQPFYLEA; this is encoded by the exons atgatttctttgaaaGACTCGGGTGCTAATGATCAGGAGATTGTTGGCAGATTTTTGCCCTACTGTTCCAATGCTATTTCGCTCAAGAAAGATCCTGATGCTCAAACTGCTGCATACATTATTTTGGCTGTTTTGGGCTCTCAGTTCCGTTTAAATAAAGAGGTCAAGAGTGCTGCCATTCAGAGTATCATTCTCAACTGGTCTCGTGCTTCAGTTAAGAGCGGTTTCTCCTGTATCACTCAGTTGGTCAAACTCGATGACACTTTAGAGCCGTTTGAAAAGGAAGATTGGGATGCCATCGAGAAGATTCGTGCTATCGACACTGAGATTAACGCTTTGTCAGAGCAGTATGATATTAGCCAGTTTATTGTCAGATGGGCTTTGTCTGTTTTGAAATACTCTCCTGAAAAGATTTACCTTGTGCAATCAGTGCTTGCCAGTGGAAAGTTTGGTATCAGCCATGGTCTTGATATTGTGTTAAGAGCCAGTATCAAGCTTGCTACTCAAGCTTCTGATGCCAATGTCAAGGAGCAACTTGTCAGTTTGTTTGAGTTTGTTCTTAGTTCTGAGGAAGGTGCCAAGGGTTTCAAAGAGGTACTTGCCAACGCCGGAGTTAGCTTTGATCAACTTGAACTGGGCGTTCAGAGCTCGATCCAAACCAAATTTGCATTTGTAAGAggtcaagaagaaagtgctgctgttgatgacgaTGTCGAAATGACTCAAGCTGAAGAGCTGACTGCAACTGTGACTCTGACTGAGGAGTTGAAGTCCAGATCTCCAGTAAAGGTTGCTTCATTCTTGTCTCTTGATACTAACAAGGAATTCCGGGAACTGGTTAATTTATTCACCTTGGGATTGCAATCTTCTCAGAGCGACATTCTCAAGTCATTACAGATTGATGCAGAATCACAGCCATCATTTTTGGTTAGAATATGGACTGGTGCTTATGCCAATCTTGCTAGAGTTCGTGCTTTGGAGTTGTTTAGTGCCATTGTAGAAGAAAATCCCTCTGTGGACTATCAGGCTGTTATCCCATTTTTGCTTGTTGCTCTTTCCGACGAGTCGGAACGGGTTAGACGAGGTGCCAGTAGTATCATTCGCAGCTTGGCTACCAGATATCCTATTAAGAAACCCACTGTTTGGGCTTTAGACAATCTTTATGGTGAAGGAGACCAGAGCTCAGAGGTGAAATGGCTTACATCAACTAACATCAAGGTTTTGCTGAATGATGTTCTTTTGCCTAATATTGACGAGTGCTACTTGGATGCCGATTATATCTCCAAACGTATTGGAGAGGTTGCTTCTGATAAGGAATTTAAGTCTTTGCAAGAACCTCTACTTACCTTTTTGACTAGTCACGTTCTGTCAATGAAACTTCCTCAAATGAAGGTCAGCTTGCTGCAAATTTTGAGAAAGTGGGCCAAGTCCAGCTCTACCTCTAAGCTTCTGACTCCTTTGCTTACGTCTTGGATTGACGAACGAGACACTTGGGTCAGTATCTGTGAGGAGGAGAGAGTATCATTTGATAAGCTTGagactgctgttgtcagTATTGTGTCGTCTGGAGAAAAGAGTGGAATCGCATTCTTGGAGCAAGCCATTCGCTCCTCGTCTAATTTGAGTGACAAGGCTGGCCAAAGACTTGTTTATCTGTGGAAATCAGCTGCTTTGAAACCAGATACTCAACTTGGTCTGCTAAGATTCTTATCagatgttgctgttgatgaatCGATAACTTATGATAGTTTGGAAGTTTTAAACAACATTGAGATCACCACACCTCACTTTGTTTCTCTTTTGGATGATTGCAAGTTGGAAAGAGACAGTGCTGCCGCTAATAGCTCTGGTTCCAGAAGTGGTACTGCATCTCCTGCTGTTCCCAagagacgaagaagaagcagtaaCTCATCGAGAGAAAAGTTCAGAGGTAGCGAGCTCATCTCTTTTGCCGAAAAGCATTTGCGTAAATTGACAGTTATTTTGGAGCTCCTTGACAAGAACAAGTCAGAGGGACCCAGTTGCATGACCCTATTGTCTCAATTGTTCACTATTCTTGGTGAAATCTTGTCTTTAGGAGCTGATTCTAACTTGCCATCTCTTTACACAGAACAGCTGTTGGCCAATTGTATGATATCGGCTGTTGAACAACTCAAGCACCAAAGACACACCAAAATAGACTCTGCTCTTGTCCGAGTCGACATTATTGTGTCTTGCATTCGCTCTTCATCGAGTCCTCAGGTTCAAAACAGATTCCTGTTGCTTGTTGCTAGTCTTGCTGAGCTTGCTCCTGAAGTTGTTCTCCATAGTGTTATGCCTATTTTCACATTCATGGGTGCCAACACCGTTAGACAGGACGATGAGTTTTCTGCACATGTTATTCAACAGACCATTTCACAAGTTATCCCAGCTCTTGTTTCTAACAACAATGGAACTAGTAATGAAGAGATTGAGTTCTTGTTGCTCAGTTTTGTTGCGGCATTTGCTCATATCCCTCGTCACAGAAGAGTCAAGCTGTTTGGTGCTCTTGTTAGAACCTTGAAGCCCGAGGCCAGTCTTCACAAGTTGCTCATTTTGTTTGGCAACAAGTATTCTGAGGCCAAGATTAAGAGAAAGTCGGCTGACCTCAAGTCGTATGTTCAATTTGGAACTACTTTTGTAAGATCGTTTACTGTAGTTGACCAAGTCACTGCTATCAGAAACTTCCTTGCTGTTTCGGAATCGATTCCTTTGACAGAGGGTGAGACTCCCAGCGAAGGTGGTCAACTCTTTACAGCTCTcaccaatggcaatggtaCCAATGTTACTGACAATGCCACTCTCAAAGCTAATGTGTACGAATTCTTGACTAATGTatttggtgatgatgacatTGTTGGCGGGTATCCATCACTTAGAGCTCAAATTCTTAAAGAGGAAGCTGACAAGGCTGTCGTCATGGATATTTGTTCTGAGATTATCGAGCAACTCTTGAAGACAAGAAAGGCCACTTCTGATAATACCGAGCTTTCTGCCGTTCCTTCTCTCGCAGAGAACattttcaacttcttggGCAAGATGTTAGAGGTGCTTCCTATGGGCAGTTTTGTGGAGGTTGTCGAGTCGTTACTTGCTAGTTCAGATATTGACGTCAAGGTCCATCTTTTGGCTCTTGTGCAAAGCAAGTTTGATGTCGAGTTGTCcactgatgaagatgctgtGAAGGCTGCTATCAACTGTACTGCATTGTTGAAAAACTATCTGTCATCTACTGAAGATGCCCATATTATTCAGCTTGTTCTTGACGACTTGGATGTCATTATTGCCAAATTCGGCTCTCAAATGAGCCCTGAAGAGCTGCTCGCTGCATTGACTGCTATTGTTGGTGAGCGTGGACTATTGAACAGCGATATCAAGGTATTTGTtgcagctgttgctgccTCCAGCAGTATCTCAACTGTTCTGGGTGCAAGAATGattggtttgtttggcaAGATCGTACCAGTTGTGTTCAAGAGATTCGAAACCAGCTTGGCTCTGGAAAACAAGGACGATGCAAAGTTGATTCAATTGGCTACTTTTGGTCTTGTATCTGGTCTTGTTAAGAGAATCCCCTCGTTTATGACCTCGTCAGTTAAGAAAGTTTTCGAATTTGTGCTTGTTAGCAATGCCACTACTGTTGATGTCCGAACTCGTGTGATGGATGTTATCCGAAACAACATTGAAGACAAGCAGGTAATCTCGGCCCTGACTGGTACCTGGAAATATGCTGTTGACAATGGAATGGACTCTATCAACATTTTCCTTGACAGTCTTGACAAGGTTATTGACGTTAGTCCTAAGAAGGTTGTTTCGTCACAATCGTCGATTATCATTGGCTTCTTGTTGCAAGCATTTGAAGTCCGAGGCCAAGGCAACTATGGAAAGGAGGATACCAACCGTATTGAAGCCAAGGCTGTTTCCAGTGCTATTAAAGTCATTATGAAACTCAACGACAAGACCTTCCAACCCTT CTACTTGGAAGCTTGA